The Desulfovibrio intestinalis DNA segment GAGAGGCACGAAAACGAAGTGGAAAAACACGGCCACAGCAAATTGCAGACGTGAAAGCATTACGACGTCCATTAGGCCCTCCTTATATATCCTCTTTGTGCTTACTATTTTCACTCATTGAAGGCAAGTAATTATGAATATTAATATGACTCAATATCCTTGAATAATGCTGGGTTAAACCATTTTATCGCTATATCTATACCCGCTCTTATTTAGAGTGAAGCCATTTTTTTTTCAAAACTGCGCCGCTTCTGCTCTTGAAAAATTCAAAAGCCGCATTACCTTTAAGGATATAACTTTTCAGGAGGTTTGTCATGGCAGAGGCTGGTAAAAAACCCCGCCAGTTCCGTGCAGAGGTGCGTAAGGTTTTACATATCCTGACCAACTCCCTGTACACCAACCGTGAAATTTTTTTGCGTGAACTTATTTCCAATGCATCGGATGCGTTGGACAAACTGCGCTTTCGCATCAACCGTGGCGAAAGCCCCAGCTTGCCCGACCTGCCGCTGGAAATACGAATAACCATCGACAAAGACGCAAAAACCCTCACCATTGCTGACACTGGCCTGGGCATGACTGCGGAAGAACTGGCCGAAAATCTTGGCACCATCGCCAAGTCGGGCTCAGAGCAGTTTTTGGCAGACATTGCCGCTGAAAACGCCGCCAAGGCCAAATCCGGCAATGGCCGGGCGCATGAAGACGATGCCGAGGGCGAAGAGGCTGTGGCAGACGCCGCCAACATTATCGGGCGTTTCGGCATTGGCTTCTATTCTGTCTTTATGGTGGCAAACAAGGTTACGGTCACATCCAGGCCGGCCTTTGGCGAAGACAGTTCCGCGCACACCTGGACCAGCGACGGTCTTGGCACATACACCGTGACCCAGTCTGAAGACGCGGAACCCGCGCGCGGCACGGTCATCAAGGCGTGGCTCAAGGACGATGCCGAGGAATTTCTTGAAAAATTCCGTGTAGAGTCAGCCATCCGCAAGCATTCTGCCTTTGTGCCCTTTCCTGTCTTTGTGGATGGCGAGCAGGCCAATACCCAGCCTGCCCTTTGGCGCGAGCCCAAGTTTTCCATCACCAAGGAACAGTACGCCGAGTTCTACAAGGCCCTTACCTACGACAATGCCGATCCGCTGGACGAACTGCATTTCTCGGTCGACGCGCCAGTGCAGTTCAACGCGCTGTTCTTCATTCCCGCCAGCGCCCAGGATTTCTTTGGCTCAGACCGTGATTTCTGGGGGCTTGATCTCTATGCCCGGCGTGTGCTTATCCAGCACCGCAACAAAGAGCTGATCCCCGAGTATCTGGCCTTTCTCAAAGGCGTTGTGGATACCGAAGACTTGCCCCTGAACATCTCGCGCGAGACCCTTCAGGAAAACGTGGTCTTGCGCAAGATCAACCAGGTCATCGTCAAGCAGACCCTGAGCCATCTGGAAAAACTCGCCCGCAACGATGCGGAAAAGTACAATGACTTTTGGCGCTTGCACGGCAAGATCTTCAAGCTTGGCTACCACGACTTTGCCAACCGCGAACGCGTCACCGCCTTGCTGCGCTTCAATTCCTCAACGCAGGCCGACGCAGAAGCTCTGACCAGCCTCGACGATTACATGAGCCGTGCACCCGAAGGCCAAAAAACCTTCTGGTATGTAGCCGCGCCCAACCGCGAGGCCGCCCGCCTGAATCCGCACATGGAGCTCTTCCGCCAGAAAGGCATTGAAGTGCTTTACCTCTTTGAACCCATTGACGAATTCGTCATGGACGGCCTTGGCCGCTACAAAGAATGGGAATTCAAATCCGTTGAGGCCGCGGCTGACGACGCCCTGAAGGATTTTGCCGACAAGGAAAAAGCCGCCCGCGAAAGCGCTGCTCCTCTTTCGGACGAAGACTCCACCAGCTTTGAAGACCTGATGGCCAAAATGAAGGAACTTCTTGGCGACAAGGTTACAGACGTGCGAATTTCGCACCGTCTGGCCGACAGCCCGGCTGTGCTGGTTTCGCCCGACGGCGGCATGTCCTCTTCTATGGAAAAGCTGCTCAAGGTCATGCAAAAGGACGACTCCCTGCCCGTCAAGGTTCTGGAGGTCAACCGCGATCATCCCCTGCTCCGCAGCATGTTGCGCATGTTCAAGGCTGACAAGGACGACAAGACCCTGGCCGAAATGACCCAGGGGGTCTTTGACGCCAGCCTGCTGCTGGACGGGTACCTCAAAGACCCGCAGGCCCTGGCAGCGCGTACCAACAAGCTGCTGGAAGAAGCAGCCGCGTGGTACACAGAGGTACGCAAGATATAGCAAGACACAGCAAGGCATAACAGGCGTTTGGGGTGCTTTTACGCTGAAAAGCTTTGCGGGAAAGGGACTCTTTTGCAAAAGGATCTCTTTCAAGCCCCACCCTTCAGAGATGCTTGACTTCAAGTTAAGATACCTTCCATACCCCCACATAAAAACACAGAAAGCCGGGATTGCCTCCGGCTTTCTGTGTTTCAATCTAGAGCCCGTCATGCAGCAGCATGTTGTTTTGCTGGTACTTTTCTGACTTGCGCGACGGTGAAGTCTCGCGGCGCAACAAGGCGAATACTCGCCGCTGGGCCAATTTCCCGGACAGGTTACAGAATCCTAACGCCGTCCTCTTCCACAAGTACTGTATATTCCCAGCGTACGCCGCCCCACTGGTTATAATAGAGGCCTGGCTCCACAGTAACCACCATGCCCGGCTCAAGCACACCTTCAGAGCGGGGCGACAGACTTGGCGCTTCGTGGGTTTCAAGCCCCACGCCGTGCCCGAGACCGTGGGTAAAGGCGTCTGCGGTTCCGGCCTTTTCAAAGACAGCCCGGGCGTAGCCATAGGCATCACGCATGGGTTGCCCGGGATGCATGCTTTCAATGGCGGCTGTCTGCGCCTGACGCACCAGATCGTAGGTACGTCGAAATTCGTCGGTAGGCTGTTCCCCCACCCAGAAGGTGCGTGTCTGATCCGAACAATAGCCGTCAACGCGGCAGCCCACATCAATAAGCACCGGGCAGTTGTCCGTAATAAGATCTTCGCCGGGTATGGCGTGGGGCAAGGCCGCGTTTTTGCCCACAGCCACAATGTTGGAAAAAGCCAGTTCCGAAGCGCCGTTTTCACGGAAAAACCTTTCGATGAACCAGCTTGTTTGAGCTTCAGTGCGGCCCGGCTCCAACTGGCTTTCCACCCATTGCAACATTTTGTGGTTGAGGGCGAAGGATTTTTCCAGCGCAGCCACTTCGCAGGGTTCCTTGATACGGCGCAGATGCTCCACAAGACCGTCAGCGGCTTCGCAGTACAACCCCGGCCCGGCCTTGCGCAAATCACGGGCAAAGGCAAGGCTCACGCCCTGCGCCTCAACCCCGATGCGCCCGCCGCAGCGCCGCAGCAGACCGTAAATATCTTTGGCCGCATAGCCGCCGTAAATAAAAATGCGCTCCACGTCCCACAGGCGGGCGGCAGCATCCAGATAGCGCGCATCCGTAGCCAGCCAATCGCGCCCGTCTGCGGTGATGACCAGCCGCCCGGCGCTTTCATTGTACTGCGGATCGTGCAGCTCAAAACCCGAAAGATAAAAACGGTTGGCAGCCTGGCTGACAAGCAGCGCATCAAGACCACGGGCACGCATGGCCTCACGCAATTTTTCCCGACGGTTGGCGTAAATGTGGTTCATGTCAGTTCTCCTGCAAGCAGTGTAGCGCGAGTGCCCTGACCTGAAAAGTTGAAAATGCCGTGGCTTATATGCAGCAGCAATTCTGTAAAATTCAACAGTCGCCAGAAAGACGGCAGACAAGCGGTGGACAAACGGCAGTCAGACGATGGACAGACAGCAGACTGACGAAGAATTCAAATCAGGCCAGACACCGTATATTTGTTACAATCAGCGGTTTACGCGGCTATTATGGTGCACCGCGTAAATCAACACCAAAAAAGAGTATTTAATTATCCACTTATCTGGATCCACCCGGTTGACCACCTGACCAAGTGCGCCTATACTTTTTGCATGTCGCAATCATCATCATGCGAGCTGAGTGTTCTGGACCTCGTGCCCTTTGGGCAGACCGGCAACGAAAGCCGCTTCTTCGCGCTGCGCCTTACCCGCCCTGAATGGACCAAGTGGCGGCCTGGCCAGTTTGTCATGATACGCCCCCAGTCTTTCGGCCTTGAAATTCCCTGGGCGCGGCCCCTTGGCATATGCCATATGACGGCCCGGCACATGATCTGTTTCTTTCAGGTCGTGGGCAAGGGCACTAAACGCATGTCCGAACTGCGCCCCGGTGAAAAGGTGCGCGTATGGGGCCCCCTGGGCAACGGATTCGTTATCGAGCCCGATACTCCCACCCTGCTGCTGGCCGGGGGAATGGGCATCGTTCCCTTTGTGGGCTACGTGAGCGAGCACCCCAAGCCGTGGAACATCAGCATGCTTTTCGGTCACCGCGAGCCCATAAGCTGCTACCCGGTGGACAGCATCAACGAGCATGTGCCGCTGGACAGCCTGCGTGAAACCGTGCCCGGCGATCTGGACAACTTCATTTTTTCCATTCAGGAACGCATGGCTGAATACGCCGAGCAAAAAGGGCTTGTGCTGGCTTGCGGCCCCACCCCCTTTATGCAGACCGTGCAAAAATTTGCCGCTGAACTGGGCGTGCGCTGCCAGCTTTCGCTTGAAAACCGCATGGCCTGCGGTGTGGGCGCCTGCCTTGGCTGCGTGAGCAAGACCACGGAAAACTGGCCCGTGCCCGCCAAACGCGGCGGCCAGGTGCAGGTGTGCAACCACGGCCCCGTTTTCTGGTCTGACCAAGTAGAACTTTAGCCCCCTGAGGGCGTCGGCGCAGGCAACCTGCTCTCTGCCAAGCAAGGCAGGCTGCGCCGAAAACACGCGTTCCGCCTTTGCCGTTCAAATTGCTCCTTGCAGAAATGCCAAGGCGCATGAACGGCAGGTAGAGCAACGGAACAAAGCTGGTGCAGCGCGCCGTGCCGTCTGGCGGTACAGGCTCGCTGCCAATCCGGCGATAGCCCGTAACAGCTCACCCCAGGCGGGCACACAACCCCTCACCGCCCCGCCCCGGCGCAAAGGTTTGCGCTATGGCGGGTCTGCGTGGTTACTGGAGAACGCGGCATGGATCTTTCCGTTACGCTGAGCGGCCAGACGCATGATCTGACCCTCAAAAATCCCATACTTACAGCTTCGGGCACCTTTGGGTACGGCCTGGAATTCGCCACATACGGCGACCTTGCCAGCCTTGGCGGCATGGTGGTCAAGGGGCTTTCCCTTCAGGCCCGCGATGGCAATCCCACCCCCCGCATTGTGGAAACCACAGCGGGCATGCTCAATGCCGTGGGGCTGCAAAATGACGGGGTCGATATTTTCTGCGCGCAAAAGCTCCCCATGCTGCCCTGGCAGGAATCTCCCGTTATCGCCAATATCTACGCCGCTTCGGTTGAAGATTTCGGCCAGCTGGCCGCCCGCCTCAATGATGAAGAAGGCGTGGCAGCGCTTGAGGTCAACGTGTCCTGCCCCAATGTGCGAGAAGGCGGCATTGCCTTCGGCCAGGACCCCGGCATGCTTGCGCAGGTGACGTCCATTGTGCGCAAATCCGCGCCGGACAAGCACATCATGATCAAGCTTTCGCCTAACGTCACCGACATCACTGTCATGGCCCGCGCTGCGGAAGAAGCGGGTGCAGACAGCATATCCTGCATCAATACCCTGCTGGGTATGGCAGTTGATCTGCCAAGGCGCCGCCCTTCACTGGCCAATGTGGTCGGCGGGCTTTCCGGCCCGGCCATCAAGCCTGTGGCGCTTCGCTGCGTGTGGCAGGTAGCCCGCGCGGTAAAGATTCCTGTGGTGGGCGTGGGCGGCATATCCTGCGTTGAAGACGCGCTGGAATTCATTTTGGTCGGCGCGCACGCCGTGCAGGTAGGCACAGCAAGTTTCATGCGGCCAGACTGCGCCTTTGATATGGTGCAGGAACTTCCCGCTGCCTGCGAGCGCCTGGGCATATCCTCTCTGGACGAGCTGCGCGGCAGCTTGCAGTTGGGCTGATTATGGGTCTTGAAATCATCGCAGCCCGGTCGGAGTCGGAACTCACCAGATTTCTTGAGTTCCCCTGGAGCATTTACGCCCACAGCACCTTGTGGATACCCCCCATCAAGAGTCAGGAGCGCGAACTGCTTACGCCAGGGCAACATCCCTTCTGGGAAAGCGCCCGGCGTGAACTTTTTCTTGCCGTACGCGACGGACGCCTTGTGGGCCGCATCGCCGCCATTGTAGACGAAAAATACAATGCCTACGCCAACGAAACCTGCGGAAGCTTTGGTTTCTTTGAGTGCGAGGACGACAAGGAAGCCGCCCATGCCCTGTTTGACGCCGCCAGAGACTGGCTGGCTGCGCAGGGCATGACCTTCATGCGTGGGCCGCTGAATCCGTCTGCAAACTACACCTGCGGTATGCTGGTGGACGGTTTTGAACTTGCCCCCACCATCATGATGCCCTGGAACCCGCCGTATTATCCAGAATTGCTTGAAAGCTGGCATTTCCGCAAAGAGCAGGATCTTTTCGCCTACCTTATTGAAAGAAGCACGTTCAATCCGCCCGAATGGCTCTACGACGAAGTGGCCCGCCTCAAGGCCGAGGCGCACTTCACCTGCCGCACCTCCAGCAAGGCCACGCTGACCGAAGACATTCGCGATATGCTGGCCCTGTACAAGGATTCTTGGGCAAACAACTGGGGCTTTTCTCCCCTTTCGGACGGCGAAGCCGAACAGCACGTCAAAGAACTTAAAAGCGTGCTGGACCCGGAATTTTTCGTCCTGTTCTTCCACAACGGCAAGCCCGCGGCGGGTATGGTGGCCCTGCCCGACATGGCTCCCCTGCTCCGGCGGCTCAACGGCAAGCTCGGCCTTTCCGCCCTGTGGCACTGGTGGCGCGCGCGGGCTGAGATACGCGGCGGCTACCGCACCATTCTTTTCGGCATTCGCGAAGAATTCCGGCTTATGGGTCTGCCCCTGCTCTTGTTGGACTTCATGATGGAAAAAGCCCAGCATCGGCCCGACTTCCAGTGGGTCGAAGGCTCCTGGGTGCTTGAAGACAACGTGCCCGTCAACGATCTGCTTGAAGATTTTTCAGGCCGCCTCAACAAGCGCTACCGTATTTACCGCAGGGAAATCGAAGCATGAGTATTTCGGCCCCCGGCACTGACATGAAGCAGACAGACGCCTCGTCCGCTGCAAGCCCCGGCACGCCCGCCCCTGCCGCCGCCGGGCATCTCAGGGGCGTCAAGGTTCTGCTTACGGGCGGCACCGGTTTTGTAGGGCGGCATCTGCTGCCGCAATTGCTGGAAGCTGGCGCTCACGTTACCTGCCTCACCCGGGCAAGCTCAAGCACACGCGGCCTGCCTCAAGGCGTGGCCGTAGCCCAGGCTGACCTCGCCAGCGGGCGCGGCCTTGCCGAAGCCCTTGCCGGGCAGGATATGGTCATCCACATGGCCGCTCTTCTTTTCGGCCTTGGCTGGCAGGACTACCTGCGCGCCAATGCCCGCGCCGCCGCCTCTCTGGCGGAAGCAATACGCCAGTCTGACCTGAATGCCGCAGCTAACGGGCACGCAGGCATCCAGCGGCTGGTGCTGGTGTCCAGCCAGGCGGCCACAGGCCCCGGCGGTACGGCCCCCGGCGTAAGCGACACCGTCTTGCCCGCGCCAGTGTCGGCCTACGGCTGGTCCAAGGTGCTTACTGAACAAATTCTGGGCCGCGCTCTTGGCGACCGCATGGTCACTCTGCGTCCCCCCATCATCTATGGTTCTGGCGACAAAGGCCTTTTGCCCGTGTTCAAGGGCGTCATGCGCGGCGTTGCCGTAAGCCCCGGCTTTGGACGTGAGTTTCCCGTCAGCGCCATACACGCGCGCGATATGGGGCAGGCCGTCATTTGCGCCTGCCGTCCCGAAGCGCAGGGGGTCTATCACCTCAGTGACGGGCAGGCACACACCATGAGCGATTTTTGCCGCAGCATGGGTTCTGCCATTGATGCCGCACTGGCGCGCGAACCGCGCAAGGTGCGCATTATCCGCATGCCCCTGCCCATCATGGCGCTGACAGCCGCGCTTTCATCAGCTTTCGGCATCACTGCCGACGCCCTGCTGTCCCACTTGCCCCCTGCTTTTGGTGGCCGCCTGCACCGCGCGCCCAACTGGAATCTGGATAAATACCGCGAAGCCCGTCAGGCTGGCTGGCTTTGTGATGGCAGCCGCATTCGGCGCGAACTTGGTTTCACCCCGTGCATGAGCCTCGAGGCGGGCATGGCTGAAGCAGTTGAAGGCTACCGCCGTGAGGGCTGGTTGTGAAAATAACGATTCAGGAACTTTCCAAATCATTTGGCGGACGGGACATCTTCAGCAATTTTTCGATGGAGGTGGATTCCGGCGTGCGCCTGTGCGTATGCGGCCCCAACGGTACGGGCAAATCCACTTTTTTGCGTCTGCTGGCCGGGGCGGACTCCGCTGACGGCGGGCGTGTCATTCTGCCGCGTGGCTGCCGCCTGGGCTATGTTGAGCAGGAACTTTCAGAAGATGCCCTCAACACGCCCCTGCTCACCTATGTACTGGACGTGCTGCACGACTGGAGCGACTTCTGGACCCAATGGGAAGAAGCCGCCGCAGACAAGGACGAATCGCGCCTTACCGAACTCATGCACCGTCAGAGCGAACTGGAATCGCTCTATGGGTATAACCCGGAGCACAGGGCCAAGGCCGTGCTTTCGGGCCTGGGCTTTGCCGAGCACAAGTGGGGCCGCACCCTGCGCGAACTTTCGGGCGGCTGGCGCGAGCGTGCCAAGCTTGCCCGCGTGCTCACCGCAGGAGCCGACGTGCTGCTGCTGGACGAACCAACCAACCATCTGGACATGGAAGCCGTGGAATGGCTGGAGTCCTTTTTGCTGGACTTCAAGGGCGCTCTGGTTTTTGTGGCGCATGACCGCCGTTTTATGGATACGGTAGGCACGCATGTGCTTTACCTTGGCTTGGCGCGTCCTGTTTTCCGCAAGGCCACCTATACCCAGTTTCTGACCTTGCAGGATGAGTACAACGCCCAGCGCGAGCGCGAAGCCCGCGCCCTCAGGGAAGACCTCGACAAAAAAATGGCCTTTGTGGAGCGCTTTCGCGCCAAGGCCACCAAGGCGCGTCAGGCTGGTTCCCGGCAAAAAATTGCGAAAAAGCTTGAAAAAGAGCTTGAAGATTACAGACCGGAACCCAAGCGCAAAGAACTGAATTTTTCCTGGCCCGAAGCGCCGCACTCTGAAAAAATCGTTCTGGCTGCCGCTGATCTGGATTTTCATTTTGGCGATGGCAAGGTTATGTGGCCGCCCCTGACCTTTACCCTGTACCGCGGCCAGCGCGTGGCCCTGGTGGGGCACAATGGGTGCGGCAAGTCCACACTGCTCAAGCTGCTGGCAGGCACGCTTGAGCGTTGCGGCGGCAATCTGGCTACAGCCACACAACTGCGTATGGGATATTACACCCAGCACCAGATGGACACCTTGCGTGAAGACACTACGGTGCTTGGCGAAATTCGCCGTCTGTCCGACCCGCGCACTACGGAAGAAGAGCTTATGAGCGTGCTCGGCCTCTTTCTTCTCGGGCAAGACTACTTTGACCGCCAGGTCAGCGCCCTTTCCGGCGGCGAAAAAAGCCGCCTTGTGCTGGCTAGCCTGTTTTTGAAGCGCTGCAATTTCCTGCTGTTGGACGAACCTACCAACCACCTTGATCTTGAAAGCCGTGAAGCGCTTGTGTCGGCATTACAGAAGTTTACCGGCACCTTGCTCATGGTCGCGCATGACCGCTGGCTGCTCTCGCAGGTAGGGGCGGAAGCCTGGGAGCTTGACAAGAAGGGCATTACCGTGTTCTCCGATTTTGCCTCCTATGACGCTGTGCGACGCGCCCGCATGACGGGGCCATCTGGCAACGCGGATGCAGGGCGGGGCGCTGGCGCGGCGCAAGACAATTCGCTGGGGGGAGACGCCCAGGGCCTTTCGCGCGATGAACAAAAACGCCTCAAGCGTGAGCAGGCTGAAAAGCGTAATGCGATGCACAAGGAAATGAAGCCTCTGCAAAGCCGCTATGACGCTATGGAAAAGGAACTGGCCAAAGTACTGGACGAACAGGGAGCAGCCGAGGCGCAACTGGCTGATCCTGAAGTGTATGCCGACCACGCCCGTTCCTCGGAATTGCTGAAAACGTTTGAAGCCTGCAAAAAGCGCGGCGAAGACCTTTTTGAAGAAATGACCACTCTTGAAGAGCGCATGGAAGCCGTGCGCGCGCGGTGGAATACAGAAGGCTAGGCCAAGGTTGGGGGAGCGGCATCACGCCGCTGGCCAGGGCAAAGTCACCCTGAAGATATCGCATCTGTATATTTTCAGAAATCAGGATTTGGGCAGCGGGAATACGCAGCTTCACAGCAGCGGCGCAAAGCGCAAAGACATAGCGCCTGCGCCTCGCGGCGAGTTGCTGTTTACGCAGCCACTTGAGCATTTCAAAATAAAAATGCTCCAAACCAGATCACCAGCCGCACTGCGGTATGGATTCTGCCGAAACGACAGCTTCGGCAGAATGACAACTTTGAAATGTGAAGCATTTCAAAGTTAATCTGCTCTAGGGAAGCACTGATTAAAGAGATCCTGTAAACACGCAGTTATTTCTTTTGGCAAGGCGCGATCTTTTTTTGAAGCAGGCGTGGACTCTTCCGTCCCCGACTGTTTCAAAAAAACGAAGCAACGCCGCCAAACGGAATAAATCAGCGTTTCCCTAGAAATCAAAGGAAAGCATCGGGGATGGACTACACACAAACGATTGACGTGGCGGCGGGCATCATCTGGCGCGGCGGGCATTTTCTCGCCTCCCAACGCCCCACGAACAAAATAATGGAAGGCTACTGGGAATTTCCCGGCGGCAAGCTTGAAGGCAATGAAAGCCCGGAAGAAGCGCTGAAGCGGGAACTGGCTGAAGAGCTGGGCATCGGCGTGCGCGAAGCCAGCTACTGGCAGTGCGTTGAACACCGCTACGCAGACCGGAACCTCAACGTGCGCCTGTATTTTTTTCACGTTACAGACTTCGTGGGTGAGCCTTGCGCCGCCGAAGGACAAAATCTGCGCTGGGTCAGCCCGGACGAAGCGCCTGCGCTGGGCTTTTTGCCTGCCGACGCTGGCGTGCTTGAGCAGATTTTGACTCTCAACACCTTCTGCTAGGGGCTTTTTCCAAATAGCTGATTTTGCGCCAAGGGCAAGGAAAAGGGGTTTTACGAGAGGAGTGTACTTTTTCGGTACATGACGGGAGTAAAAAATAACCTTTTGACGCAGCCAATTGGGCAAAAGGATTATTTAGAGCATATATGGCCCCGCCCTATGGTCAAGGGAAAATAGACTTTGGAAATTCGTTCGGATGCTCGCATATATACGGCGTCAGCCTAGTAT contains these protein-coding regions:
- the htpG gene encoding molecular chaperone HtpG yields the protein MAEAGKKPRQFRAEVRKVLHILTNSLYTNREIFLRELISNASDALDKLRFRINRGESPSLPDLPLEIRITIDKDAKTLTIADTGLGMTAEELAENLGTIAKSGSEQFLADIAAENAAKAKSGNGRAHEDDAEGEEAVADAANIIGRFGIGFYSVFMVANKVTVTSRPAFGEDSSAHTWTSDGLGTYTVTQSEDAEPARGTVIKAWLKDDAEEFLEKFRVESAIRKHSAFVPFPVFVDGEQANTQPALWREPKFSITKEQYAEFYKALTYDNADPLDELHFSVDAPVQFNALFFIPASAQDFFGSDRDFWGLDLYARRVLIQHRNKELIPEYLAFLKGVVDTEDLPLNISRETLQENVVLRKINQVIVKQTLSHLEKLARNDAEKYNDFWRLHGKIFKLGYHDFANRERVTALLRFNSSTQADAEALTSLDDYMSRAPEGQKTFWYVAAPNREAARLNPHMELFRQKGIEVLYLFEPIDEFVMDGLGRYKEWEFKSVEAAADDALKDFADKEKAARESAAPLSDEDSTSFEDLMAKMKELLGDKVTDVRISHRLADSPAVLVSPDGGMSSSMEKLLKVMQKDDSLPVKVLEVNRDHPLLRSMLRMFKADKDDKTLAEMTQGVFDASLLLDGYLKDPQALAARTNKLLEEAAAWYTEVRKI
- a CDS encoding M24 family metallopeptidase, whose translation is MNHIYANRREKLREAMRARGLDALLVSQAANRFYLSGFELHDPQYNESAGRLVITADGRDWLATDARYLDAAARLWDVERIFIYGGYAAKDIYGLLRRCGGRIGVEAQGVSLAFARDLRKAGPGLYCEAADGLVEHLRRIKEPCEVAALEKSFALNHKMLQWVESQLEPGRTEAQTSWFIERFFRENGASELAFSNIVAVGKNAALPHAIPGEDLITDNCPVLIDVGCRVDGYCSDQTRTFWVGEQPTDEFRRTYDLVRQAQTAAIESMHPGQPMRDAYGYARAVFEKAGTADAFTHGLGHGVGLETHEAPSLSPRSEGVLEPGMVVTVEPGLYYNQWGGVRWEYTVLVEEDGVRIL
- a CDS encoding dihydroorotate dehydrogenase electron transfer subunit; translation: MSQSSSCELSVLDLVPFGQTGNESRFFALRLTRPEWTKWRPGQFVMIRPQSFGLEIPWARPLGICHMTARHMICFFQVVGKGTKRMSELRPGEKVRVWGPLGNGFVIEPDTPTLLLAGGMGIVPFVGYVSEHPKPWNISMLFGHREPISCYPVDSINEHVPLDSLRETVPGDLDNFIFSIQERMAEYAEQKGLVLACGPTPFMQTVQKFAAELGVRCQLSLENRMACGVGACLGCVSKTTENWPVPAKRGGQVQVCNHGPVFWSDQVEL
- a CDS encoding dihydroorotate dehydrogenase codes for the protein MDLSVTLSGQTHDLTLKNPILTASGTFGYGLEFATYGDLASLGGMVVKGLSLQARDGNPTPRIVETTAGMLNAVGLQNDGVDIFCAQKLPMLPWQESPVIANIYAASVEDFGQLAARLNDEEGVAALEVNVSCPNVREGGIAFGQDPGMLAQVTSIVRKSAPDKHIMIKLSPNVTDITVMARAAEEAGADSISCINTLLGMAVDLPRRRPSLANVVGGLSGPAIKPVALRCVWQVARAVKIPVVGVGGISCVEDALEFILVGAHAVQVGTASFMRPDCAFDMVQELPAACERLGISSLDELRGSLQLG
- a CDS encoding NAD-dependent epimerase/dehydratase family protein, with amino-acid sequence MSISAPGTDMKQTDASSAASPGTPAPAAAGHLRGVKVLLTGGTGFVGRHLLPQLLEAGAHVTCLTRASSSTRGLPQGVAVAQADLASGRGLAEALAGQDMVIHMAALLFGLGWQDYLRANARAAASLAEAIRQSDLNAAANGHAGIQRLVLVSSQAATGPGGTAPGVSDTVLPAPVSAYGWSKVLTEQILGRALGDRMVTLRPPIIYGSGDKGLLPVFKGVMRGVAVSPGFGREFPVSAIHARDMGQAVICACRPEAQGVYHLSDGQAHTMSDFCRSMGSAIDAALAREPRKVRIIRMPLPIMALTAALSSAFGITADALLSHLPPAFGGRLHRAPNWNLDKYREARQAGWLCDGSRIRRELGFTPCMSLEAGMAEAVEGYRREGWL
- a CDS encoding ATP-binding cassette domain-containing protein, whose product is MKITIQELSKSFGGRDIFSNFSMEVDSGVRLCVCGPNGTGKSTFLRLLAGADSADGGRVILPRGCRLGYVEQELSEDALNTPLLTYVLDVLHDWSDFWTQWEEAAADKDESRLTELMHRQSELESLYGYNPEHRAKAVLSGLGFAEHKWGRTLRELSGGWRERAKLARVLTAGADVLLLDEPTNHLDMEAVEWLESFLLDFKGALVFVAHDRRFMDTVGTHVLYLGLARPVFRKATYTQFLTLQDEYNAQREREARALREDLDKKMAFVERFRAKATKARQAGSRQKIAKKLEKELEDYRPEPKRKELNFSWPEAPHSEKIVLAAADLDFHFGDGKVMWPPLTFTLYRGQRVALVGHNGCGKSTLLKLLAGTLERCGGNLATATQLRMGYYTQHQMDTLREDTTVLGEIRRLSDPRTTEEELMSVLGLFLLGQDYFDRQVSALSGGEKSRLVLASLFLKRCNFLLLDEPTNHLDLESREALVSALQKFTGTLLMVAHDRWLLSQVGAEAWELDKKGITVFSDFASYDAVRRARMTGPSGNADAGRGAGAAQDNSLGGDAQGLSRDEQKRLKREQAEKRNAMHKEMKPLQSRYDAMEKELAKVLDEQGAAEAQLADPEVYADHARSSELLKTFEACKKRGEDLFEEMTTLEERMEAVRARWNTEG
- a CDS encoding (deoxy)nucleoside triphosphate pyrophosphohydrolase; its protein translation is MDYTQTIDVAAGIIWRGGHFLASQRPTNKIMEGYWEFPGGKLEGNESPEEALKRELAEELGIGVREASYWQCVEHRYADRNLNVRLYFFHVTDFVGEPCAAEGQNLRWVSPDEAPALGFLPADAGVLEQILTLNTFC